Proteins found in one Aethina tumida isolate Nest 87 chromosome 1, icAetTumi1.1, whole genome shotgun sequence genomic segment:
- the LOC109608725 gene encoding uncharacterized protein LOC109608725: protein MPSVDQTYQSQNLNLTYFCIITFTNRLFKMLTKLHFLHSLVLYRVAFAFEDLYNIRDNSQDMIERGKVQYQLLKERGSLPQYGNCWKGAVEHINEGCRYLSEDTQSDIALHITNCFLEMSGHETYNCELDKKPNLRSICINNMSDRAFNVYTEFYTHTQNICWFLRGQIWHETISENTFKVGKQLEESSKNQEYLLKTQQESLELQQKMLKHGKFLEEVLEDLYVSVNAHREILNVMTKSLSRMQTWIIGEISWIDSIFFYVSTILIVFVLTSMKRTNTARLYLFLLMFANFIIERFLCSFITYIQDEPHVDVLYSYVYSCVWYSRYFFMCLSCAVFAYKVYCYQDLEEKNNALLRELSKKTENVLEKLENLKSKFNLLNSTDIQLENESKSIKENRYSYESNISNNSLNNKSFLSNSDIKENINLYSNILPRRHKHTLYEISNSRYNLRSRNGTPESGSN from the exons ATGCCATCAGTAGATCAAACGTACCAGAGTCAAAATTTGAATCTGACATACTTTTGTATTATAACCTTCacaaatcgattatttaaaatgttaacgaaattacattttttacattcattaGTACTTTATCGTGTCGCATTCGCGTTTGAAGACCTTTACAACATCCGAGATAATTCACAAGATATGATTGAAAGAGGGAAAGTTCAATACcag TTGTTAAAAGAAAGAGGTAGTTTACCCCAATACGGAAACTGTTGGAAAGGAGCAGTTGAACACATAAATGAAGGTTGCCGATACTTATCTGAAGATACACAAAGTGATATTGCATTAcatattacaaattgtttCTTAGAAATGTCTGGACATGAAACGTATAACTGTGAACTCGATAAAAAACCTAATTTACGttcaatttgtattaataatatgtctGATAGGGCGTTCAATGTTTACACTGAATTTTACACCCatactcaaaatatttgttggttTCTAAGAGGGCAAATCTGGCATGAAACAATATcagaaaatacatttaaagttG gaAAACAATTAGAAGAGTCATCAAAAAACCAAGAGTACCTCCTGAAAACGCAACAAGAAAGTTTAGAACTGCAACAGAAGATGTTGAAACATGGAAAGTTTTTAGAAGAAGTTCTTGAAGATCTCTATGTATCAGTTAATGCTCACAGGGAGATTTTAAATGTGATGACAAAAAGCTTGTCCAGAATGCAGACATGGATTATAGGTGAAATATCCTGGATtgattccatatttttttacgtttcaacaatacttattgtatttgttttgACGTCAATGAAAAGAACTAATACCGCAAGactttatctatttttattaatgtttgctaattttataatcGAACGATTTTTGTGTTCATTTATCACTTATATACAAGACGAACCACACGTTGATGTTTTATATAGTTACGTGTACAGTTGTGTGTGGTATTCCAGATATTTTTTCATGTGTTTGAGTTGTGCAGTTTTTGCATACAAGGTTTATTGTTATCAAGACTTGGAGGAAAAAAATAACGCTTTGTTAAGAGAGTTATCTAAGAAAACTGAGAATGTTTTGGAaaaactagaaaatttaaaaagcaaatttaatttgcttaATTCCACAgacattcaattagaaaatgaGTCTAAATCTATTAAAGAAAACAGATATTCTTATGAATCTAACATAAGCAACAATtccctaaataataaaagctttttaagTAACAGTgacattaaagaaaatattaatttatatagtaatattttaccAAGAAGACATAAACATACCTTATATGAAATATCCAACAGTAGGTATAATTTAAGGAGTCGTAATGGTACACCTGAATCtggtagtaattaa
- the LOC109608720 gene encoding AN1-type zinc finger protein 2A, giving the protein MELPHIGQHCSKSDCNKLDFLPIRCDACNAMFCDEHFSYTTHNCSHAYKKDNQVPVCPLCNKPVPVSKGQQPDFVVGAHIDNDCQSDPAKTRRKVFTNRCSFKKCKTKEVIPVICTECSLNYCLKHRHPVDHSCEGKVAKRSWLVNPQRSTLNNMSEDEALARALALSMQDSGAVFSDKKRQEELDLALARQLQSAESTSSTTTISGIYRRDRCNVS; this is encoded by the exons ATGGAATTGCCACATATCGGTCAGCACTGTTCGAAATCCGATTGTAACAAATTGGATTTCTTACCTATAAGATGCGATGCCTGCAACGCTATGTTCTGTGACGAGCATTTTTCATACACCACCCATAATTGCTCCCATGCCTACAAAAAAGACAACCAAGTGCCTGTATGTCCTTTGTGCAACAAACCAGTTCCAGTTAGCAAGGGACAACAACCTGACTTTGTTGTTG gAGCACACATTGACAACGACTGCCAATCGGATCCAGCGAAAACACGCCGAAAAGTGTTCACCAACAGATGTTCATTTAAAAAGTGCAAAACCAAAGAAGTCATACCTGTGATATGTACTGagtgttcattaaattattgccTTAAACACAGACATCCAGTAGATCATTCATGTGAAGGCAAAGTAGCTAAAAGATCTTGGCTGGTAAACCCACAACGTTCCACTTTAAACAACATGAGTGAAGATGAAGCATTAGCCAGAGCATTGGCTTTATCAATGCAAGATTCTGGAGCTGTTTTCAGTGATAAGAAAAGACAGGAGGAATTGGATTTGGCATTGGCACGACAATTACAATCTGCTGAAAGCACCAGTTCCACCACCACCATTTCAGGAATTTATAGGAGAGATAGATGCAATGTTTCCTAA
- the LOC109608726 gene encoding cytidine deaminase gives MSTRNHNTATVVNIKQLDGKVQNILREAVEARSFAYAPYSNFQVGAALQCEDGTLYRGCNVENSSFTVGTCAERNAYFKAISEGQRKFKAIAVIAYQEKVFTMPCGACRQLMAEFGNLDVYIAKPELCDVMVTSLNELLPFGFVTDNYKFT, from the exons ATGTCAACTAGGAACCACAACACTGCAACTGTGGTCAACATAAAACAGCTCG acggCAAAGTGCAAAACATCCTCAGGGAAGCGGTGGAAGCGCGCAGTTTCGCGTACGCCCCCTATAGCAACTTCCAAGTGGGGGCGGCGCTTCAATGCGAGGATGGCACCCTCTACAGAGGCTGCAACGTCGAAAACAGCTCGTTCACCGTAGGCACCTGCGCAGAACGTAACGCCTATTTCAAAGCCATCTCGGAAGGACAAAGAAAGTTCAAGGCGATTGCCGTCATCGCCTATCAGGAGAAGGTCTTCACGATGCCGTGCGGCGCTTGCAGACAACTGATGGCGGAGTTTGGAAATTTGGATGTGTACATCGCGAAGCCGGAACTCTGCGATGTTATGGTGACATCGCTAAACGAACTGCTTCCTTTCGGATTCGTTACTGACAATTACAAGTTTACATGA
- the LOC109608777 gene encoding dyslexia-associated protein KIAA0319-like protein: MEHKRLICFLVLFSLVSGGYFYPRDLTDVCPRMYKKTFNGYMPQGNLSAGIFDKLGDVGGLVPCVMQCCMKKDCHVAFLSDNECFHIKCYSNERCIPILKVGSIGRISMVLVKPTDDDTWEEVLATKEYSQFDRENVLNSLLMGEESDVYDTLACEVGDSTCNVRTEICVQNRPKSRAGTCQCKDGYFRNRNGNCQPTRLLMADRGFDLDDLEITTLSTGTNSSSKPVSRQRLNVVAESKEVRLPRNEVTLIAHVAGHDETSEEEKYQFTWTSLHQPDGSTAVKHQNGGKLHLEKMMEGVYEFKVSAETAEAYGDTFVNVTVLPASRINQPPTIVITPANQTIKQPNSAAVLDASSSTDDDGIVSWHWELQQGPVGYQPQLKDSPTLQLNDLTKPGNYTFKLTVTDTDKATSSSTANITVLKFTDYPPEANAGEDKIIYLPKNAITLSGNMSTDDHNITTWEWTKSPDDANKAVDMQDTRTPYLKLSNLEEGMYTFILKVTDSANQSSTAQVHVFVKPPTNKPPVANAGGNKTISLPQTWIVLDASNSTDDNKIIGYKWMQIEGPSTVAFENVNASKTNVTGLTKGVYNFKLSVTDDNNNVASDTFYVIVNQIQNQKPTANAGEDFTVELPRNVVVLNGSNSKDDWAITKWKWTRDPQSVAMGNIAENTDESPVLILTDVVVGKYIFNLTVYDEQGASDTDSITVYVKEDPKLLALVEITLDVDMTMLTEEQYNAVKGKLALLILDATKLQVRSLKPQSGTGKSTITFFVEGSDGKTVSANTVVRHLRQKLTVDEGILGFMVNKLQTTVCQNNCSGHGVCNEQTRLCECETFWMRNLFKVYFNSHEDSDCSWSLLYVVLGVLCGVVSFAGSMWALIYLCNTWWSKPAGSRKSANYNLIENTDDLPQFSRKHNSLSDSDTDSDVVFESRSKPSRKSGRNGLTKHVRRGLKT; encoded by the exons ATGGAACATAAAAGGCTGATATGTTTTCTGGTGCTGTTTTCTTTGGTATCTGGTGGTTACTTTTACCCCAGGGACCTCACAGATGTCTGTCCTCGTATGTATAAGAAAACATTCAATGGTTACATGCCCCAGGGAAACTTAAGTGcag GTATTTTCGATAAATTGGGAGATGTTGGAGGTCTGGTTCCGTGCGTAATGCAATGTTGTATGAAAAAAGACTGTCACGTTGCGTTTCTCAGCGACAACGAGTGTTTTCACATCAAATGTTATAGTAATGAGAGATGCATACCTATTCTCAAGGTTGGGAGTATCGGTCGCATCTCGATGGTATTGGTCAAACCTACCGACGACGACACTTGGGAGGAGGTGCTAGCCACAAAAG AATACTCCCAATTTGACCGCGAAAATGTCCTCAACTCTCTGCTAATGGGAGAGGAATCGGACGTGTACGACACGCTGGCGTGTGAAGTGGGCGATTCGACTTGTAATGTACGCACCGAAATTTGCGTGCAGAACAGACCCAAGTCAAGGGCGGGCACGTGTCAGTGTAAGGACGGGTATTTCAGGAATCGCAATGGAAACTGTCAACCGACCAGGCTCTTGATGGCCGATCGGGGCTTCGATCTGGACGATTTGGAGATAACCACGTTGAGCACCG GCACTAATTCTTCATCGAAACCGGTAAGTCGGCAGCGTTTGAACGTGGTGGCCGAGTCGAAGGAGGTGCGCCTCCCTCGCAACGAAGTTACTCTGATTGCACATGTGGCCGGTCACGATGAAACGTCGGAGGAGGAGAAATACCAGTTTACGTGGACGTCGCTGCACCAACCCGATGGCAGCACGGCCGTCAAGCACCAGAACGGTGGGAAGCTCCACCTCGAAAAGATGATGGAGGGTGTCTACGAATTTAAG GTGAGTGCCGAGACTGCGGAAGCTTACGGCGATACCTTCGTTAACGTAACAGTTTTGCCAGCGTCCAGAATAAATCAACCCCCTACTATTGTTATAACTCCCGCCAATCAAACGATTAAACAACCAAATTCAGCCGCCGTTCTGGACGCCTCCTCGTCGACCGACGACGATGGTATCGTCTCTTGGCATTGGGAACTGCAACAAGGGCCAGTCG GTTATCAACCACAGCTAAAGGACAGCCCGACATTGCAACTCAACGATCTTACAAAGCCCGGCAACTACACGTTCAAACTCACAGTTACGGACACTGACAAAGCGACAAGTTCGAGTACAGCtaatattacagttttaaagTTCACCGACTATCCACCTGAAGCTAACGCCG GCGAGGACAAAATAATCTATCTGCCGAAGAACGCGATCACATTAAGTGGCAACATGAGCACAGACGATCACAATATCACCACGTGGGAATGGACGAAGTCGCCGGACGACGCCAACAAGGCGGTCGATATGCAAGACACTCGCACTCCTTATCTGAAACTCTCCAACCTGGAGGAGGGTATGTACACGTTCATACTGAAGGTTACTGATAGCGCGAACCAGTCGAGCACTGCGCAGGTGCACGTATTCGTTAAACCCCCTACAAACAAGCCGCCAGTTGCAAACGCCGGTGGTAACAAGACTATCAGTTTGCCTCAAACTTGGATTGTTCTGGACGCGAGCAACAGCACGGAcgacaacaaaattattgggTACAAGTGGATGCAGATCGAAGGCCCGTCCACCGTCGCCTTCGAGAATGTCAACGCCAGCAAGACCAACGTTACCGGCTTGACAAAGGGGgtgtacaatttcaaattgagCGTTACCGATGACAACAACAACGTTGCTAGCGATACTTTCTACGTTATTGTCAATCAGA tTCAAAACCAGAAGCCAACAGCAAACGCCGGCGAGGATTTCACCGTAGAGTTGCCCAGAAATGTCGTGGTGTTAAACGGGTCGAATTCAAAGGACGATTGGGCGATAACAAAATGGAAATGGACAAGAGATCCGCAATCGGTGGCTATGGGAAACATCGCCGAAAACACGGACGAATcaccagttttaattttaactgacGTCGTCGTAGGAAAATACATCTTTAATTTGACCGTGTATGATGAACAAGGTGCCAGCGACACCGATTCGATAACCGTGTACGTCAAGGAAGATCCCAAATTGTTGGCTCTGGTAGAAATCACGCTCGACGTCGACATGACCATGCTGACTGAAGAGCAGTACAACGCAGTCAAAGGAAAGCTGGCACTTTTGATTTTAGACGCTACCAAATTACAG gtACGCAGTTTGAAGCCGCAGTCTGGCACCGGCAAATCAACAATAACATTCTTCGTGGAAGGTTCCGATGGTAAAACAGTTTCGGCCAATACGGTGGTGCGGCACCTCCGCCAAAAATTAACAGTGGACGAAGGAATATTGGGCTTCATGGTGAACAAACTGCAAACCACGGTGTGTCAAAATAATTGCTCCGGTCACGGCGTGTGCAACGAACAAACCAGGTTGTGCGAATGCGAAACGTTTTGGATGAGG aatttattcAAAGTATACTTCAATTCGCACGAAGACTCCGATTGCAGTTGGAGTCTGTTGTACGTGGTGTTGGGAGTTTTGTGCGGCGTTGTTTCGTTCGCCGGTTCCATGTGGGCTTTGATTTACCTGTGCAACACATGGTGGTCCAAGCCGGCGGGCAGTCGCAAGTCCGCGAACTACAACCTCATCGAGAACACCGACGATTTGCCACAAT TTTCGAGGAAGCACAACAGTCTCTCAGACAGCGACACCGACTCGGATGTGGTGTTCGAATCGCGATCGAAACCGTCGAGGAAGTCGGGGAGGAACGGATTAACGAAACATGTCCGACGAGGACTGAAGACGTAA